The following is a genomic window from Pygocentrus nattereri isolate fPygNat1 chromosome 8, fPygNat1.pri, whole genome shotgun sequence.
ATCGATATACTGTACGTAGAATactggcagaaaaaaaaaaaaaaaaaaagaccgaACAGTTTTCTTGAAGATTGTGTATTGCTTCTTAACCGATACcacataaatattttttttttctttttggcacaCCACAGATCATAAAAATCTCATAGTTCTATAAATCTTTAAAATACTGTGCTGTTTCCTAAAATAAGATATATAGAGATGATTAACTCTAACTCCTCTAAAGTAGAGATAAGCAAACACGTCGCTGAACGTCTTCAATGCATACTTACACGGAACGCCGCCGGGGTGCCTGTGACCCGTCCGTTCGCATTCATGCCCGTTACTATGACCTTTCCCCTCAGTTCAAGCATAACCACAGCACTCTGAGCCTAACGCAACCGAAGATGAAGAGAATGAAGCTGCTGGCTGTTCTGATCGTAGCTACGGCACAAACGGAACCAAATCATTGGTCGTGAACGCCAAAATagtgaaaacaaagacaaactgTACGCACGGTGTTCAGATGAAGCTCATACACGAAGACCGAAGCGAATTCAACGATAATCAACAGCGCTATTAAATGATAAGCTTTTCTTAGGCTATATAAAATCGCAACGATGACGAGCAAATGTTCAAGCTAGATTTGGCCGACTTGGCAAAACAAAAAGGTGACTTTCCCCTCGATTGGAGAAAAGTAAGGGTCAGTGGGAGTGAAGGGCAGGGCTCAGAAAGGGCATTTAACACAAACACTGGGTGGAGAATAAGTCAGAACATGAAGCAGCACAGCAGGGGTGAGTTTGCCGTCATCCAACTCCAAACATGCTTCAGGGTAGATGGTCTACAGTTTAAACAAAGCAACACAGAGAAGAACCTCTATCTCTCATTCAGCGTCACAAACTCTCATCCAGTAAACAATTGACCATTTTACAATTTGAGACAGTGATATGTATAGTTCGTGGAGGTCCTAGTCTTTGAAGTATTCCAGTGATTGATCTGAATGGGTAATAATAAAcgttgtaaaataataataatagcaataataataataataataatagtgtgcCTACAGCAGACAAAAATACGCTCATTAATAGTCACATAtcaaaatgataaatctgaatgggtaataaataataataaaaaaaacatacaattatTATTAGTGCGCCTACAGAAGACACCAATTCTCTCCGTCACGTTATTGAATAATTGGTACTGAAACGTCGAGCGTTTCTCTGAAGGCAACTCTTCCACTTTTCAGTCACAATGCTCTAAATCTCCCCCAAAACATCATGTTCATCATCCGTTTTTAATTAGGTATTCGTGGAGCTAGCGTGATACTGAGAACACAATCCTGTGGCACAAAGGAAAAACAGCTGGGAGATAATAAGGTCTAAAAAtacaagaggaaaaaaagccGTCTAGTCTAGTAGGAGTAGGAGTTCAGGAACCGAACGGAATGGCAGCACTGCCGTTAGACCTCCTCACAATGTGGAAGACACTAAATATCAGTAGAAATTACGCTTCAGAAAGActcgtgatttttttttttgttaaccCATTCAGACGAATATCTAATTTTAACCATAACCAAAGACAAAGAGATGAAAGATGGCAGCTCGCTCTCATGGCGTCGGGTGTGCACATACAGAGACGTGACCTGGTGAAGACGCCTGTCCCAGGACCGTGAGCGATGTGAACTGAGGAACGACATGGCACCAACCGCACACGTCTTACGGATCCATCTACTTCCGAACTGAAcgagtaaaagaaaaaaaaaatcggaataaaaaaagcacaatattTCATAGGCAGCTGATACACGGACCTTCCCTTTTTCCTGAAGAAGTGTTCTCTAGATAATCAGTCGTCTTAGCAAAGATAGAAAATGGTCGGCCAGCTCTGCTGGTTTTCAGTGCATTCACGCCAGGCCCGAAAGTAAAAGCCAAAGAGAAAACGAACGGTCATCTCAAACGCTTGGACTCCATACAGTGTCCCGTCAGAGGCTGGGGCTTTTGTTGGTACGAAGGAGCTTTTGTGCTTGTCTTAGCGCTGTGTATCTTCAGACATGTCTttcctttgaaaaaaaaaatccactgcaGGCAATGAGAGGAACAAGGTATTATTAAAATAagtgaatgaaaaagaaaaaagagaggaacaaaaaaaccaaaaaaaaacaaagctttatGAACAAAGGAAGGCTGACGTCCACCGGCGAAGCAAAGCCCAGTCTCATCTGTCCAGGAGCAGCTTGAGCGCCCGCTCAATGTTCATCCTGTGGCCGACGCGGGTCACGCCCAGGTCGATGAGATCCTGCTTCTGCAGGCTGGGCAGGTGGCTGCCCTCGATGTCGTTGTCCATGAAGGCGTCTCTGTGCTCGCCCAGGTTTAGGCTCTCCAGCCAGTCGGCCACGTCCTGCTTGCTCCAGGCCAGCACGGGCTTGGTGGCGAAAGGCTTGTTGGAGGCGGCCTGGATGAGGGTGAGGGGTGAGGGCGAACGGCTGCGCCCCGTGCCCAGGCTGAGGGGCGGAGTGGGCAGCCCGAACACGTCCGTCATGGTGGGGGAAGCGGCCGAGGCCGGGAGCGAAGAGGAGGAGGCACAGCTCAGGCCCGAGTCTGGGGGGGACATGATGGGGCTTGGGGCACAGGGGTGCGGGTGGTGAGGGTGTTGCGGAGGGTGTGAAGGGTGTGGGGAGGAGGGCAAGCTCTCGGACTGTCGACACGGCGACGGCGAAGCAGGCACGTTCTGGCCGGGCTGGGTGCTGAAGGAGACGGCGGTGTTCTGCTGGGTACCTGAGACAAGGGACACCACGGCGTCCGGAtttctgcagagagagacagagagagagagagagagaaagagagagagaaatagtgaaAAACATAGTCAGAGAGATAgactgtccaaaagtttgtagacaacTGCTCTTTCTTCTAAAAttaagggtattaatagtgattttgtcctcctttgctgcagtaacagcctctactcttctgggaaggctttacactagatggtggaacactgctgtgaggataagagcattagtgaggtcaggtactgatgttggatggtcagttctggatcactccaactcatcccaaaggtactggatggagctccactgctccacagcccaatgctgctccactgctccacagcccagtgctggctttatacccctctagctgacacttggcattgggcatggtgaccttatgCTCGTGtatggctgctccagagtgtaaagaagctgaattcactaattaagGCTGTCTGGATATTTATGGACATCATTCCATGATTGTATAAAGAAATGTCCAGCTATAGTGGAGCACATAATTGGTTAAATAGTGTGAAGCGAAGCTTTTCATTGTTGGGGCTCAACATCTGCTGGTTTACTGGTTGAAGTACATCTAGTTTACTAAGATAAATATTAGATAAACCACCAATATTTCTTTCTAAAGTCAAAATCCACAGCTTAGTCCATTACAGCCACATACAAAAAGTCTTAGACACCAAAGcacattgtgtttgtgtttgtaaaacccattatatatcattagaactgcaaataaaaagtaacaagaaattgttttcaaaaaaattccttgatatcttgtgagctaatctgaaaaacaaagtttggATTTCTCCTGGCCCCAGGAATCATATGGAATAATCCATTTCCATAAGCACTGGATAGTAACTACAGCTAATACTGGGCTCCCTCAAAGAGGTGATGAGTataatgttattttgtttattgtaatattaatgttttttctgAACACAAACACTTACTGTCCAGACAGCCTTTTAAATATGACtacagtttaaaaatataaaatactgtatattaagtgcctaaaacatttgcacaataCTCTATAgatttgaaaacagcagctgccttttgtgtgaaaatgttttgacaaatggaccaataggaaTGGTCTAAAAATGTGCACACCCCTAAtttttgagttcaggtgtttcagccacactcattgctaacaggtatttcaaattaaacacatagccttgcaatctccatagacactGGCAGTATAACGGTTAAACTGAAGGCTTAGTGACATGGCACtgtcacaggatgccacctttgacacaagtcagtttgtgcgATTTCTgacctgctagatctgccccagccaactgtaagtgctattagtgtgaaatggaagtgtcaatgagcaacaacagctcaaccacgaagcagtagaccacacaaattCCGAGACCAAGTGCTGAAGCGTGCAGCACCTGTTCTCTGTTGCATCAATCACTACAGTTCCAAACCGCCTCAGGAGGTAACATCAGCAAAATAACTGCACTTCGGGAACTTtatgaaatgggttttcatgacCGAACAGTTGTAGGCAAACCTAAGATCAaaatgtgcaatgccaagtgctggctggagtggtgtaaaacacgctaaaagcatgaaatcattttcacatttctttcCATGCTCctcaaatatttatatatatttgtctGTTATGGACACTTatcttatgcaactcttattttaattCTTATTcgtattttgttgtaaatagccTAGAGATTTAAATTTAActcttattatttataatgtttgtaaTGTGTGTACTGTTTCCCgcttctattactgagtgccttacttctattactctgctgctgtaattgtgtgaatttccccgctgtgggactaataaaggattatcttatcttatgtgCCTGGATAATCAGTATGGCATTATCCTGTGGTAGGGTATTAGTTTACTCTGATTGTATGCATTGCATATTACAGTTCAACTGTCGTATGCCactgccatatggcaacaaatagtaaaccttttttttttttttttatatttctgttaaTTATAACATaagaaaacagataaaacaaGTTCATAAGTTCATAATTTCCTTCCCTTGAAAAATGACCATTTGGCATAATAAGCAATGCATACAACAACATGCCTAATGTCATGTCTACAGCAACCCGAGCAGCCCATAAACTAATCCAATATTCTTTGTACGTTCTGGGAGAGGTATCTGTTTGCATAGGGATGGTAATACACTGCATTCTATGCTGGTGCTGGCACTAAATATTGTCAAATAATCTGAAGCAAACTATAAACATTCACTGTTTCCAAAGTACCAAGCAACATGTTGCTACTTAACAATGCAAATCACAACACTGCATAACAAATAGTCTTTTTATAGCATCATCATATTCATCCTACCAATTTTGTAGCTTGACAGGGCAGCAAGCACCTCCATTCACTGTgtaatgtgttgcatgcaaatATACAACAGACAGTACATAATGcatacaataaacaacaaactaaaactaatctgccattttaattaaacaaccagcagaaaaataaaactcgGAAAAGGTCTAAAAATACTCAACTAAAAAAACGACgtcttctgtttctgttgaCACTGCATTCTTTAAGACACAGTGAAATAACCCTACCCAAAGCATGTGCAGTGTAGGATATTATCAACATGTCATTACTGACTATCAGCCACAAAATCTCGTTCCTTTCACACCGAAAGACGCTGCACGTCCCCGTCCTCAGCATGTTCTATAAACGGCCATGTGCCTGAACTGTCAGGGCATTTTAGGGTCAGTTCTGTGGTCTGTAAATAACCAAAGCTTTTCATAATAAATGAGTCTCTGCTCTCAGAGAGGGCTGCTGTAGGAGGCAGCAGCAGTGCATCTGCGCTGAGGAGATATGCCCAATATAGGTACCCAACCCGAACCTCAAACGCACGCATTTCAAGCTGTGCTGCTTTTTAAGACTGAGAACACTAAAACGCATTGGCGCAGTGGAGATCTGCATGTGACTCCAAACACGTCCGCCTTTGTCATCGGTAGGAAACTGACGTTTGCTCTGCTGGGTACGGGGGCTCTTGAAAAGCCTCATGGGGGCAgtttgtgtgtgatgtgatAACTGAGTAATAAATGGGTAATGTTCCAAATCaaccaaacacacatacaaacacacctCTTTCTCTGCTATGGTTCGGTCTGTGTTCATCACACTGACGTTGCTCATCTCATCCTCAAGGCTGTTCTCATTATTAGGTTGCTAGGCAACTCTTTCTTTCCCGGgcagagcacacacactaaTCTGGGTGGCTAAATGAATGTCTGTGTTACTGGGGCGAGTGCTGCTGGTGCAGGTGGTGGGGTGAACATACCTCGTTCCGAAATGAGTTCTACATCCTGTGGGAGAGTCTAACGCTTCCCCTGGCTTTGGTGCTTTGTCCTTGTTGATGTGTTGCAAGACCGAGTTCATTTCGGCCATCCCCTGGGGCTTGGCCTCTGGGCCGTGGGGGTTCTTCAGATCCAGAGGTTCACCCCAGAGCTTTGAGGTTCTTTGTGTTGGGGTTTTCAGAGGCTCTGGCGGGGCGCTTcctgggggtggtggtgggacGGAGGAGGGCACCCTGAAAGAGCCCATGCTCTCCTCGTTCAAGGCGTCCTTATAAAGTGCATTGCTCTTGTTGACGGCGTGCTTAGCCTTCGGCTTGGGCAGGACCTGTGCCCTGTCCACCAGAAAGGCCTGTCCATCTGCATAGACGGTGCAAGTGTCCAGGGTCTCTCCTCCTTCCGACGATAAAGTGGAGATGCTGGATACAGTGGAGACCGTGCTGGTGGTCTCCAGCTGGGGGTCTCCGCTGCTCCGGCTGTCCACCTCAATGCCTGAGTCAATAATGGGCTCGTAAGGTTCAAGAGGCCCTGTGGGGAAGCTAGGAGGCGTGCAGTTGGTAAGGACTGTCGGTCTCTTGATCTCAGAGTTGCTAGTGGTTAAGTGGGGGTAGTAGGGACCAAGAGAAGGTCGCCTCATGCCATTGGCTTTCTGTTTCAGCAACTCGGAGATCGTCCCTGACTGATCTTCGGGGATATCAAAACTGTTGGCAAACTCTAATGGGGGAGGCAGGGGTTCACCAAACACAAACTCTTCGTCTATGTCGACAGAGGCCAGAGGAGGTGGAGGGATACCAAAAGGGAGTTTGACCGGTTCATCCACAGAGCTGACAGTGATGATAGTCTTTCCCTGCGGTGCAGTGGACAAAGGCTTGCTGGATGCAGGGTTAGCAGGTGCCGGTTGGTTGGGATCACGGAGTTCTCCAGGGGTGCTGTCCGGACAGGCGtcctcatctctctccccctctgacAGACTGTTTTCATCTGATTTGGCCCCATCTGTGGTGTGGACCATGAGTAACCCTGCTGACTTTTGCTGTGAGGTGTCCACAATGTCAATCAacatgttctttttctcttccaccCTCTTTTCAGGCTTGCCCAGGTCCAATTGGTACTTGGACTCAGTCTCATACTTGGACTCTGTCATCTGTCTCCGCAGGCCTCCCCGTGGCCGGCCCATGGTGGCAGTGCTGGAGAAGCTCACTTCCACATTGGGCCGAAGCTTTGTGTCGATAAAGAGTGGCTTGTTGAGGTCCAGCTTGGATGGATCACTCTTAAGTGGCAGAGGCTGGGACTGCTCCCTCATGGCCCGGTCTCTGGCAGCTAGTGCTAAGGCTAATGGGGAATTGGGGTCCAGAGGTTTCCCAGTAACGGGGTGGACATAGTTTCCGCTCCCTGAGCTGTAAGTCTTGTGAGCCGGCAAGCTGATGGGACTGTGCCCTGTACGAGTGTTCAGAAGCTCCCGTACCATAGTGGGCTCTGGGCTGTTGAAGTCAGTCACATTGCCTCCTCCTCGTGGGATGCTGAGCAGGGACGAAGGAGGCGCCATGAGCCTGCGCAAACGTTCGTCACTGCTGAACATGCCCTCATCGATGGACTTGGAGTGTCGCAAACGTGGGGCCGGCATTGGAGTAACATCCTCATCACCAGCATCTGTGGATCTGAAAGATGGCGAATTCCTGTGCACCTCCAGCCTCTTCTCCCTGGCTGAGCTGGAGGCCATCACGGATGAAAAGGGGCTGCTTGAATTGAGGCTGTCCTCTGGGCGAAGTTGGCCTGTGTGCTCTGGGGTACTGGTCTCGATCTCCATACTGCTGCCCTGGCTGCTTTTGCCGCTACTGCTGGTGGAGGGTTctttgatgatgatggtgggGATGGGGATGGAGCAGGTTTTCTCTGGGCTGTCCTCTACATTGGACTGCTTCACCAACATGCCCTTCCTCCGTGCAGGCTTATTTGGCACAAACAGGGCTGAGTGACCCACTTTGCCAACGTCCGAGTATGGGTTTTCAGGGATCTGGGCCCGGCGCATGTGAAGGCTCTGCTGTGCGGTTGGGCTGTTGCAGCCCTCAGAGTCGTACTGTTCGGGACTGTCTCTGTAAAACATGCCCTGTTCTCTCCACCCTGAACCCAAGGTGGAGTCTCCTCCTCTGTCTGGGGCCGTGCTGTTCGCAGCAGGACTTTGGGTGGTAAAACCTGGTCGGATTGTGCCATAACCGCTACCGGCAGCTGGAGGAGCACTGTTGTGAGGTGGAGATGGAGGGGAGATGGCTGGTGGGGGAGGAATGTCCTCTGATGTATCGGGCATTGAAAGGCTTCTTGTAAATTTCAACATGGGAGGAGTGAGAAActgcttttcttcttctgttacCCCTGTGGTTGGATGACAGGAGGATTATCAGTCCACCAGCAAATACATCAGTtaataaaaggcaaaaaaaaagtagttaCTTGGGTGTTACCCACTCAcaatatttcacataaaacaaaCTGACTGGGTCCACTGAACTGAGGCAAACAGCTTCTTCTTGACAGGGTAAATGGTTTGTGTTCTATGGCATagcattgtttatttatttatacaccaTGAAAAAAACTTCTTAGACCAGGATCCTGTCAGTACAaattacatacaaacacacacacacacaaagaaaaataccacaaaatagtaaaaaaatgagagacagaTTAAAACAACACA
Proteins encoded in this region:
- the shank2b gene encoding SH3 and multiple ankyrin repeat domains protein 2b isoform X4; this encodes MPRSLMSSEEEMAQSFSDSGSSESDSSRDERPCAERPTSGRLDSSQRDSLLICVVIPDLQQSKSMRFKSDATVWAAKQQILCTLTQSLRDVLNYGLFQPAVDGRESCFLEEERPLRDYPLHTTKGAPTLEFRYKSRVYQHANVNEKLIEKLHTQANLRKFMDYIQHHQVDKVSKLLERGLDPNYHDPETGETPLTLAVHLDNVVEIITALKNGGAHLDFRSRDGMTALHKAVRAKNQIALKAMLELGASPNYKDRQGLTPLYHTVTVGGDPSCCEVLLRAHATVACHDENGWHEVHQACRYGHVHHLEHLLFYGADMSVQNASGNTALHICALYKQENCARVLLVRGASKDVKNYRGQTPFQVAIIAGNFELAEFIKNHKDADIVPFREAPAVCSGRGRPQQLQTGRSTLAAPRVLLRSNSDNNLNVNKLPAARSPSRSPSPLRSLSPRRPQQMQNSPNGTVKTMGRGSRPPRSRSPSLGRLGEGDTRRHTPQRHSSPRPSRDGFSGADTPGSKRKLYSAVPGRHYVVVKSYQPQAEGEIALYKNDRVKVLSIGEGGFWEGSARGNVGWFPAECVEEIPNKANEDRPYARADRSERRKLFRHYTMGSYDSFDASSDCVIDEKTVVLQKKDNEGFGFVLRGAKADTPIEEFTPTPAFPALQYLESVDEGGVAWQAGLRTGDFLIEVNQDNVVKVGHKQVVNMIRHGGNRLIIKVVTVSRNLDPDDKSRKKAPPPPRRAPSTALSMRSKSMTSELEDMVDKDKVEEVVPPQKPVWDNSNVDVRVAAVKPRPTSRCFAVAPEMNSLCNSQDVSVDSPPVTGSPKGPYLGVPKGTMRRQTSIGVTEEEKQFLTPPMLKFTRSLSMPDTSEDIPPPPAISPPSPPHNSAPPAAGSGYGTIRPGFTTQSPAANSTAPDRGGDSTLGSGWREQGMFYRDSPEQYDSEGCNSPTAQQSLHMRRAQIPENPYSDVGKVGHSALFVPNKPARRKGMLVKQSNVEDSPEKTCSIPIPTIIIKEPSTSSSGKSSQGSSMEIETSTPEHTGQLRPEDSLNSSSPFSSVMASSSAREKRLEVHRNSPSFRSTDAGDEDVTPMPAPRLRHSKSIDEGMFSSDERLRRLMAPPSSLLSIPRGGGNVTDFNSPEPTMVRELLNTRTGHSPISLPAHKTYSSGSGNYVHPVTGKPLDPNSPLALALAARDRAMREQSQPLPLKSDPSKLDLNKPLFIDTKLRPNVEVSFSSTATMGRPRGGLRRQMTESKYETESKYQLDLGKPEKRVEEKKNMLIDIVDTSQQKSAGLLMVHTTDGAKSDENSLSEGERDEDACPDSTPGELRDPNQPAPANPASSKPLSTAPQGKTIITVSSVDEPVKLPFGIPPPPLASVDIDEEFVFGEPLPPPLEFANSFDIPEDQSGTISELLKQKANGMRRPSLGPYYPHLTTSNSEIKRPTVLTNCTPPSFPTGPLEPYEPIIDSGIEVDSRSSGDPQLETTSTVSTVSSISTLSSEGGETLDTCTVYADGQAFLVDRAQVLPKPKAKHAVNKSNALYKDALNEESMGSFRVPSSVPPPPPGSAPPEPLKTPTQRTSKLWGEPLDLKNPHGPEAKPQGMAEMNSVLQHINKDKAPKPGEALDSPTGCRTHFGTRNPDAVVSLVSGTQQNTAVSFSTQPGQNVPASPSPCRQSESLPSSPHPSHPPQHPHHPHPCAPSPIMSPPDSGLSCASSSSLPASAASPTMTDVFGLPTPPLSLGTGRSRSPSPLTLIQAASNKPFATKPVLAWSKQDVADWLESLNLGEHRDAFMDNDIEGSHLPSLQKQDLIDLGVTRVGHRMNIERALKLLLDR
- the shank2b gene encoding SH3 and multiple ankyrin repeat domains protein 2b isoform X5, which produces MKSILSALKKEVPFREAPAVCSGRGRPQQLQTGRSTLAAPRVLLRSNSDNNLNVNKLPAARSPSRSPSPLRSLSPRRPQQMQNSPNGTVKTMGRGSRPPRSRSPSLGRLGEGDTRRHTPQRHSSPRPSRDGFSGADTPGSKRKLYSAVPGRHYVVVKSYQPQAEGEIALYKNDRVKVLSIGEGGFWEGSARGNVGWFPAECVEEIPNKANEDRPYARADRSERRKLFRHYTMGSYDSFDASSDCVIDEKTVVLQKKDNEGFGFVLRGAKADTPIEEFTPTPAFPALQYLESVDEGGVAWQAGLRTGDFLIEVNQDNVVKVGHKQVVNMIRHGGNRLIIKVVTVSRNLDPDDKSRKKAPPPPRRAPSTALSMRSKSMTSELEDMVDKATLRKKKDDQLSDIAALKKRIVFQVTLNKVEEVVPPQKPVWDNSNVDVRVAAVKPRPTSRCFAVAPEMNSLCNSQDVSVDSPPVTGSPKGPYLGVPKGTMRRQTSIGVTEEEKQFLTPPMLKFTRSLSMPDTSEDIPPPPAISPPSPPHNSAPPAAGSGYGTIRPGFTTQSPAANSTAPDRGGDSTLGSGWREQGMFYRDSPEQYDSEGCNSPTAQQSLHMRRAQIPENPYSDVGKVGHSALFVPNKPARRKGMLVKQSNVEDSPEKTCSIPIPTIIIKEPSTSSSGKSSQGSSMEIETSTPEHTGQLRPEDSLNSSSPFSSVMASSSAREKRLEVHRNSPSFRSTDAGDEDVTPMPAPRLRHSKSIDEGMFSSDERLRRLMAPPSSLLSIPRGGGNVTDFNSPEPTMVRELLNTRTGHSPISLPAHKTYSSGSGNYVHPVTGKPLDPNSPLALALAARDRAMREQSQPLPLKSDPSKLDLNKPLFIDTKLRPNVEVSFSSTATMGRPRGGLRRQMTESKYETESKYQLDLGKPEKRVEEKKNMLIDIVDTSQQKSAGLLMVHTTDGAKSDENSLSEGERDEDACPDSTPGELRDPNQPAPANPASSKPLSTAPQGKTIITVSSVDEPVKLPFGIPPPPLASVDIDEEFVFGEPLPPPLEFANSFDIPEDQSGTISELLKQKANGMRRPSLGPYYPHLTTSNSEIKRPTVLTNCTPPSFPTGPLEPYEPIIDSGIEVDSRSSGDPQLETTSTVSTVSSISTLSSEGGETLDTCTVYADGQAFLVDRAQVLPKPKAKHAVNKSNALYKDALNEESMGSFRVPSSVPPPPPGSAPPEPLKTPTQRTSKLWGEPLDLKNPHGPEAKPQGMAEMNSVLQHINKDKAPKPGEALDSPTGCRTHFGTRNPDAVVSLVSGTQQNTAVSFSTQPGQNVPASPSPCRQSESLPSSPHPSHPPQHPHHPHPCAPSPIMSPPDSGLSCASSSSLPASAASPTMTDVFGLPTPPLSLGTGRSRSPSPLTLIQAASNKPFATKPVLAWSKQDVADWLESLNLGEHRDAFMDNDIEGSHLPSLQKQDLIDLGVTRVGHRMNIERALKLLLDR
- the shank2b gene encoding SH3 and multiple ankyrin repeat domains protein 2b isoform X2, translated to MPRSLMSSEEEMAQSFSDSGSSESDSSRDERPCAERPTSGRLDSSQRDSLLICVVIPDLQQSKSMRFKSDATVWAAKQQILCTLTQSLRDVLNYGLFQPAVDGRESCFLEEERPLRDYPLHTTKGAPTLEFRYKSRVYQHANVNEKLIEKLHTQANLRKFMDYIQHHQVDKVSKLLERGLDPNYHDPETGETPLTLAVHLDNVVEIITALKNGGAHLDFRSRDGMTALHKAVRAKNQIALKAMLELGASPNYKDRQGLTPLYHTVTVGGDPSCCEVLLRAHATVACHDENGWHEVHQACRYGHVHHLEHLLFYGADMSVQNASGNTALHICALYKQENCARVLLVRGASKDVKNYRGQTPFQVAIIAGNFELAEFIKNHKDADIVPFREAPAVCSGRGRPQQLQTGRSTLAAPRVLLRSNSDNNLNVNKLPAARSPSRSPSPLRSLSPRRPQQMQNSPNGTVKTMGRGSRPPRSRSPSLGRLGEGDTRRHTPQRHSSPRPSRDGFSGADTPGSKRKLYSAVPGRHYVVVKSYQPQAEGEIALYKNDRVKVLSIGEGGFWEGSARGNVGWFPAECVEEIPNKANEDRPYARADRSERRKLFRHYTMGSYDSFDASSDCVIDEKTVVLQKKDNEGFGFVLRGAKADTPIEEFTPTPAFPALQYLESVDEGGVAWQAGLRTGDFLIEVNQDNVVKVGHKQVVNMIRHGGNRLIIKVVTVSRNLDPDDKSRKKAPPPPRRAPSTALSMRSKSMTSELEDMVDKDDQLSDIAALKKRIVFQVTLNKVEEVVPPQKPVWDNSNVDVRVAAVKPRPTSRCFAVAPEMNSLCNSQDVSVDSPPVTGSPKGPYLGVPKGTMRRQTSIGVTEEEKQFLTPPMLKFTRSLSMPDTSEDIPPPPAISPPSPPHNSAPPAAGSGYGTIRPGFTTQSPAANSTAPDRGGDSTLGSGWREQGMFYRDSPEQYDSEGCNSPTAQQSLHMRRAQIPENPYSDVGKVGHSALFVPNKPARRKGMLVKQSNVEDSPEKTCSIPIPTIIIKEPSTSSSGKSSQGSSMEIETSTPEHTGQLRPEDSLNSSSPFSSVMASSSAREKRLEVHRNSPSFRSTDAGDEDVTPMPAPRLRHSKSIDEGMFSSDERLRRLMAPPSSLLSIPRGGGNVTDFNSPEPTMVRELLNTRTGHSPISLPAHKTYSSGSGNYVHPVTGKPLDPNSPLALALAARDRAMREQSQPLPLKSDPSKLDLNKPLFIDTKLRPNVEVSFSSTATMGRPRGGLRRQMTESKYETESKYQLDLGKPEKRVEEKKNMLIDIVDTSQQKSAGLLMVHTTDGAKSDENSLSEGERDEDACPDSTPGELRDPNQPAPANPASSKPLSTAPQGKTIITVSSVDEPVKLPFGIPPPPLASVDIDEEFVFGEPLPPPLEFANSFDIPEDQSGTISELLKQKANGMRRPSLGPYYPHLTTSNSEIKRPTVLTNCTPPSFPTGPLEPYEPIIDSGIEVDSRSSGDPQLETTSTVSTVSSISTLSSEGGETLDTCTVYADGQAFLVDRAQVLPKPKAKHAVNKSNALYKDALNEESMGSFRVPSSVPPPPPGSAPPEPLKTPTQRTSKLWGEPLDLKNPHGPEAKPQGMAEMNSVLQHINKDKAPKPGEALDSPTGCRTHFGTRNPDAVVSLVSGTQQNTAVSFSTQPGQNVPASPSPCRQSESLPSSPHPSHPPQHPHHPHPCAPSPIMSPPDSGLSCASSSSLPASAASPTMTDVFGLPTPPLSLGTGRSRSPSPLTLIQAASNKPFATKPVLAWSKQDVADWLESLNLGEHRDAFMDNDIEGSHLPSLQKQDLIDLGVTRVGHRMNIERALKLLLDR